The nucleotide window AGCCTTTCTGACTGGGTTGCGATCGTATTAATCCTCGTCTACGGGCTGACGCTGCTGTTTTCTATGAAAACTCACGCCTATCTCTACGATGCGGGCTTGGCGGAGATGGACCCTCAAGAGTTAGCAGAAGCGAATCTCGCCCCCGATCAACCACCGCAACACAAAGTGAATCTCAAGCTGTGGGCGGGAGTACTATTAGCCTGCACCCTGGCGGTAGCGGTGGAGTCGGAACTGCTAGTTAGCACCCTGGAAGAAGCGACATCCCGTCTAGGGCTAACAACTTTGTTTACCGGGGTGATCCTTGTCCCCATCATTGGCAATGCCGCCGAACACACCACCGCTGTTACTGTGGCGATGAAAAATAAGATGGATCTTTCGGTTTCGGTGGCGCTGGGTTCAAGTCTGCAAATTGCTTTGTTTGTGGCTCCTTTTTTAGTTCTGACTGGCTGGGTGCTGCACAAACCAATGGATTTGGATTTCAATCCGTTTGAATTGGTGGCGGTAGTTGTGGCGGTGTTGATTGCTAATTCGATTAGTTCCGATGGGCGATCGAATTGGCTGGAAGGCACACTGCTGTTAGCGGCTTATACGGTTTTGGGGCTGGCATTCTACTTCCATCCGGTCATCGAAGGGATCGGGTGAAATTACCCGACTTGGGTACTGTGGTTAGGTGGCAAGCCAAATTAGTTTGGCATTGTTGAAAGAGAAAAGGTCTGTTTTTTGTAGTCCTA belongs to Argonema galeatum A003/A1 and includes:
- the cax gene encoding calcium/proton exchanger: MLTKDNIFLALLVFIPISIAAHFLHWGSLTIFITSALAIVPLAAWMGTATEEVAVVIGPSLGGLLNATFGNATELIIGIVALNAGLIDVVKASITGSIIGNLLLVMGLSMLLGGLRYKEQEFQPIVARVNASAMNLAVIAMLLPTAVNYTSSGIDEGAIQSLSDWVAIVLILVYGLTLLFSMKTHAYLYDAGLAEMDPQELAEANLAPDQPPQHKVNLKLWAGVLLACTLAVAVESELLVSTLEEATSRLGLTTLFTGVILVPIIGNAAEHTTAVTVAMKNKMDLSVSVALGSSLQIALFVAPFLVLTGWVLHKPMDLDFNPFELVAVVVAVLIANSISSDGRSNWLEGTLLLAAYTVLGLAFYFHPVIEGIG